In the genome of Candidatus Moraniibacteriota bacterium, one region contains:
- a CDS encoding type IV secretion system DNA-binding domain-containing protein produces the protein METTFDFNLILIPLLFVVGALAALSGILLLIRMILFFRSRINRSLNMDLETIQVSKPAERKGESSRPDEWKEEIGAMEQLLVSLQSFRGMKHGFDVFSGMKRFFYGPPAIVFEVANPERDEEMTFFLSMPRKFRESIEKQVHSFFPNAFVEKVKDYTIFSPKGFSSVSILSLSKSPALPIRTYESLDVDPLNEISNSLSKLSKEGEGAAMQIILSPAGTSWRSEGRRIAHEMQQGKRLADVYHESPFLHFLGSAFASLFHAAVHANKPAEPLNDKSLVQLTPEEQELVKSIERKVSKAAFHANVRLLASAASQERADQILATMENAFAQFEYPDANLFRTRRLRDRSAKPVIFDYIFRAFRPETSFLLGVEEVASLFHFPISTTETPNIKWQKAGSAPPPPNIPKDGILLGHNDYRGVKTDIRLAVADRRRHLYCIGQTGVGKSVFLQEMAKQDVREGRGLCFIDPHGDAVQDILAAVPRERAEDVVYFDPADTERPFGLNMLEFSRPEEKTFVVNEMINIFGKLYDLKQTGGPMFEQYMRNAMLLIMEDPTTGSTLMEISKVLADPDFRRMKLDRCKNPVVYDFWVKEAEKAGGEASLANMVPYITSKLTPFVANDMMRPIIAQQKSTLDFRTLMDEKKIILLNLSKGKLGEINSHLLGMVVVGKILMAALSRADIPEADRKDFSLYIDEFQNVTTDSIAQILSEARKYGLNLIIAHQFIGQLSEDISKAVFGNVGSMVSFRVGPEDAEFLEKQFAPIFSARDLVNVDNYRAFVRLLINNQSTKPFNLSVYPPTSGDEELAGHLKELSRLRFGRDADIVNHEIMERTKLAAA, from the coding sequence ATGGAGACGACTTTTGATTTCAATCTGATTCTTATCCCACTTCTTTTTGTGGTCGGAGCGCTTGCTGCGCTTTCGGGAATCTTGCTGTTGATTCGGATGATTCTGTTTTTCAGATCACGGATCAATCGATCGCTTAATATGGACCTGGAAACGATTCAGGTGTCGAAGCCGGCTGAGCGAAAAGGGGAATCGTCGCGCCCGGATGAATGGAAGGAGGAAATTGGTGCAATGGAACAGCTTTTGGTGTCGCTCCAATCCTTCCGCGGGATGAAACACGGTTTTGATGTGTTCTCCGGTATGAAGCGGTTTTTCTATGGTCCGCCAGCCATTGTGTTTGAGGTGGCGAATCCGGAGAGAGATGAGGAGATGACTTTTTTTCTTTCCATGCCGAGAAAGTTTCGTGAGAGTATCGAGAAACAGGTACACAGCTTTTTCCCAAACGCATTCGTTGAAAAGGTGAAGGACTACACTATTTTCTCGCCGAAAGGATTCTCGTCCGTTTCAATACTTTCGCTTTCGAAAAGTCCGGCACTTCCCATACGGACGTATGAGTCACTCGATGTGGATCCGCTCAATGAGATTTCAAACTCTTTGAGTAAGCTCTCCAAAGAGGGTGAAGGCGCAGCGATGCAAATCATTCTCTCGCCGGCGGGCACCTCATGGCGTTCGGAGGGGCGGCGTATCGCACATGAAATGCAGCAGGGGAAGCGTTTGGCGGATGTGTATCACGAATCGCCGTTTTTGCACTTTCTCGGATCGGCATTCGCCTCTCTTTTTCATGCGGCGGTTCATGCGAACAAGCCTGCTGAACCGTTGAATGACAAGTCGCTTGTCCAGTTGACTCCGGAAGAGCAGGAGCTGGTGAAGTCAATCGAGCGCAAGGTATCGAAGGCGGCGTTTCATGCCAATGTCCGATTGCTTGCCTCAGCTGCTTCTCAGGAGCGGGCAGATCAGATTCTCGCAACGATGGAGAATGCGTTTGCGCAGTTTGAATATCCGGACGCAAATCTTTTCCGGACGCGCCGTTTGCGGGATCGGTCGGCGAAGCCGGTGATTTTCGACTACATTTTCCGAGCATTTCGCCCGGAAACATCGTTTCTCTTGGGCGTTGAAGAGGTGGCGAGTCTTTTTCATTTTCCCATATCGACAACTGAGACGCCGAATATAAAATGGCAGAAAGCCGGTTCCGCGCCGCCGCCGCCGAATATTCCGAAAGACGGCATCCTCTTGGGACACAATGATTATCGCGGCGTGAAGACGGATATCCGTTTAGCTGTTGCCGATCGTCGGCGACATCTCTACTGTATCGGACAAACCGGTGTTGGAAAGTCGGTATTCTTGCAGGAGATGGCGAAGCAAGACGTGCGTGAGGGACGGGGACTGTGCTTTATTGATCCGCATGGCGACGCAGTGCAAGATATCTTAGCGGCAGTGCCTCGGGAACGCGCCGAAGATGTCGTCTATTTCGATCCTGCTGATACGGAGCGCCCGTTCGGACTTAATATGCTTGAGTTCTCTCGGCCGGAAGAAAAGACTTTCGTCGTAAACGAGATGATCAATATTTTCGGGAAACTTTACGACTTGAAACAGACGGGCGGACCGATGTTTGAGCAGTATATGCGAAATGCCATGCTTCTCATCATGGAAGACCCGACGACAGGTTCGACGCTCATGGAGATATCGAAGGTGCTTGCTGACCCGGATTTCCGTCGGATGAAGCTCGACCGATGCAAGAATCCGGTAGTGTATGACTTCTGGGTGAAGGAGGCAGAAAAAGCAGGCGGTGAAGCGTCGCTTGCGAATATGGTGCCCTACATCACGTCGAAGCTCACGCCTTTCGTGGCAAATGACATGATGCGCCCGATTATCGCGCAACAGAAGAGTACTCTTGATTTCCGCACGCTCATGGATGAGAAGAAGATCATCTTACTCAATCTCTCAAAGGGAAAACTCGGGGAAATTAACAGTCACTTGCTCGGCATGGTCGTGGTGGGGAAGATCTTAATGGCAGCGCTCTCGCGGGCGGATATCCCCGAAGCGGACCGAAAAGATTTCTCGCTCTACATCGATGAGTTTCAGAATGTAACTACGGACTCTATCGCGCAAATCCTCTCCGAGGCGCGAAAATACGGGCTCAATCTCATTATTGCGCACCAATTTATCGGACAGCTCTCGGAGGATATCTCGAAAGCGGTCTTTGGTAACGTGGGCTCAATGGTTTCATTTCGAGTTGGTCCCGAAGATGCGGAATTTCTTGAGAAGCAATTCGCACCGATCTTCTCAGCTCGCGATCTGGTGAATGTTGACAATTACCGTGCTTTCGTCCGTCTTCTCATCAATAATCAGTCTACGAAACCGTTCAATCTCTCAGTCTATCCGCCAACATCCGGCGATGAGGAGCTTGCCGGGCATCTCAAGGAACTCTCGCGTCTTCGCTTTGGCCGCGACGCCGATATCGTCAATCACGAGATAATGGAGCGGACGAAGCTGGCAGCTGCGTAG
- a CDS encoding flippase, with amino-acid sequence MSISLSRSLIWLTLAEVLFNISGYVIHAVAGRVLGPADYGRYALVVTLTTTVIILIGNGVPTAMSRYLSEYFEKSPRMVGTIKHAGARLQFFLIGGVTITFFFASPFIAYLLGDPSLTPLFALSSLIIPTFAASSFYFYYFTGIHRFRTQAALKMTRAVLRITLIASMVFAFGIYGAIAGYILVPLCTFLLGLFLDRRSSAPFRGSADATTESSFSWKLLLSSAWPITLFLLFYEIFISIDLYLVKAILHDDVQTGFYNAALTVGRLPYYLFYALSIVLLPALAKLKSDGDPEKVSRLMSQSLRYAGIILLPLFILLFAYAKPTLTLFFGTQYTGAVDAFRILIGGLSFLTVFYVVSSGLMGLGHARLAMWMAISGTILNATLNLFLVPHFGIVGSAWSTTLSSILVTLITLALMQRYIRTPFRISHGARILLAGALLLFAVQLFPAHSIAFLIPATFLGIGYLATLFFLGVLTREDLAGFTSFLPKKKGSSK; translated from the coding sequence ATGTCAATATCCCTTTCACGATCACTCATCTGGCTCACGCTTGCCGAAGTGCTCTTCAATATTTCCGGCTATGTGATTCACGCGGTCGCTGGGCGCGTCTTGGGACCCGCCGACTACGGACGCTACGCACTCGTCGTCACCCTCACCACCACCGTCATCATCCTCATCGGAAATGGCGTCCCAACGGCCATGTCGCGATACCTCAGCGAATACTTCGAGAAGTCGCCTCGCATGGTTGGCACCATAAAGCATGCCGGCGCGCGCCTCCAATTTTTCCTCATCGGAGGTGTCACTATCACATTCTTCTTCGCCTCACCATTCATCGCATACCTCTTGGGAGATCCGTCACTCACACCGCTCTTCGCCCTCTCGTCTCTCATTATTCCCACTTTCGCCGCTTCGTCCTTCTACTTTTACTACTTCACTGGCATTCACCGTTTCCGAACCCAAGCCGCCCTCAAAATGACGAGGGCTGTCTTGCGCATCACACTCATCGCCTCCATGGTATTCGCCTTCGGCATCTATGGCGCTATTGCCGGATATATACTCGTTCCCCTTTGTACATTTCTCCTCGGACTCTTTCTCGATCGGCGATCTTCCGCCCCATTCAGAGGATCAGCAGATGCCACAACTGAGTCGTCGTTTTCCTGGAAGCTCCTTCTGTCATCCGCCTGGCCTATCACGCTCTTCCTGCTTTTCTATGAAATATTCATTTCCATCGATCTCTACCTCGTCAAAGCAATTCTTCATGACGATGTACAAACCGGTTTCTACAATGCCGCTCTCACCGTAGGACGTCTCCCGTACTATCTCTTCTACGCGCTCTCCATCGTGCTTCTGCCAGCACTCGCCAAACTCAAGAGCGACGGCGATCCGGAGAAAGTTTCTCGCCTCATGTCACAGTCGCTCCGCTATGCCGGCATCATACTCCTCCCGCTCTTCATCCTGCTCTTTGCCTATGCCAAGCCGACACTCACACTCTTCTTCGGAACGCAGTACACCGGAGCCGTAGACGCTTTCCGTATCTTGATTGGCGGGCTTTCATTTCTCACGGTTTTTTATGTAGTTTCTTCCGGACTTATGGGACTCGGACATGCCCGCCTCGCTATGTGGATGGCTATTTCCGGCACCATATTGAACGCAACACTCAACCTATTCCTTGTTCCGCACTTCGGCATCGTCGGATCCGCCTGGTCAACCACTCTCAGCTCCATACTTGTCACCCTGATAACACTCGCTCTCATGCAAAGATACATCCGAACACCTTTCCGCATTTCACACGGTGCGCGCATTCTCCTGGCAGGAGCACTCCTCTTATTTGCTGTTCAACTCTTTCCCGCTCATTCCATCGCATTTCTCATTCCCGCCACTTTCCTCGGCATCGGCTATCTTGCCACACTCTTCTTTCTTGGTGTCCTCACCCGAGAAGATCTCGCTGGTTTCACCTCATTTCTCCCAAAGAAAAAAGGCTCGTCAAAATGA
- a CDS encoding RtcB family protein has translation MKTDKMNVPVVFHVSEKLMPNEETMHQLESVASNDGLFHHIAAMADVHSKPGRKNATGTTVASENAILPQLNDSDPACGMRLVRTNLNESNFSPEDIRRVFEALVPRIPTKAYLGTYLPFPLIADICRAGIQPLIDHFGIETENEALNSLDRGNFFSKELSRKDIYDIIPPFFLFLAQFRSGILGAAGNHFLDLMKVTGIEDEALAKKFNIKNGDYLFMVHCGSGILGQYTMYMYTAKKREHKSTAVMMNIGRSLWKTPHRNTINSIARKIRESDFGKKEPLIEFTGDEADLYMAARNACSNFAHANRAVIAHTISKTIKEKTGRDPEFDLLYDMPHILVSREEHFGKDVWVHRNGTSRAYGPARMADHPTFHETGEPAFIPSSMSTEAYLVVGTDANESSFFSCNHGAGKVAKKTETIIPDDRSALDTKLASRGVTLYNGRSKKVIEQDSSHYKNIDEIMAGVRENGVGKPVARMMPVSIIMY, from the coding sequence ATGAAGACGGACAAGATGAACGTGCCGGTCGTGTTTCATGTATCCGAAAAGCTCATGCCGAATGAGGAGACGATGCATCAGCTCGAAAGCGTCGCCTCAAATGACGGGCTGTTTCATCACATTGCGGCGATGGCGGATGTACATTCGAAGCCGGGGCGGAAGAATGCGACCGGTACGACTGTTGCCTCGGAGAATGCAATTCTCCCGCAGCTCAATGATTCTGATCCCGCCTGTGGTATGCGACTCGTCCGTACCAACCTCAATGAATCAAATTTCTCGCCGGAGGACATTCGCCGCGTCTTCGAGGCGCTTGTGCCGCGCATCCCGACTAAAGCATATCTTGGCACCTATCTTCCCTTCCCACTCATTGCGGACATTTGCCGCGCCGGCATTCAGCCGCTCATTGATCACTTCGGCATTGAAACAGAAAATGAAGCGCTGAATTCTCTCGATCGGGGGAATTTCTTCTCAAAGGAGCTGTCGCGAAAGGATATCTACGATATTATCCCGCCGTTCTTTCTCTTCTTAGCGCAATTCCGCTCCGGTATTTTGGGCGCTGCCGGCAACCATTTCCTCGACCTTATGAAAGTGACCGGCATCGAGGATGAAGCGCTCGCGAAAAAATTCAATATCAAAAACGGTGACTATCTCTTCATGGTGCACTGCGGCTCCGGAATCCTCGGACAATACACCATGTACATGTACACAGCAAAGAAACGCGAGCACAAGTCAACAGCTGTCATGATGAATATTGGTCGCTCTCTCTGGAAGACGCCGCATCGAAACACGATAAACTCAATCGCTCGAAAAATCCGCGAATCGGACTTCGGCAAGAAGGAGCCGCTTATAGAATTTACCGGGGATGAGGCGGATCTCTACATGGCAGCGCGAAATGCTTGCTCCAACTTTGCTCATGCGAATCGCGCCGTTATCGCGCACACAATATCAAAGACCATCAAGGAAAAAACCGGTCGCGATCCGGAGTTCGATCTTCTCTACGATATGCCGCATATTCTCGTTTCCCGAGAGGAGCACTTTGGCAAAGATGTGTGGGTGCACCGAAATGGCACGAGCCGTGCGTATGGTCCCGCGCGCATGGCGGACCATCCGACATTTCACGAGACGGGCGAACCGGCTTTCATCCCCTCTTCTATGTCGACGGAGGCCTATTTGGTTGTCGGCACGGACGCGAATGAGTCCAGCTTTTTCTCCTGCAATCACGGTGCCGGGAAGGTTGCCAAAAAAACGGAAACAATTATTCCCGATGACCGATCCGCACTCGATACTAAACTGGCAAGCCGCGGCGTGACGCTCTACAATGGTCGGTCAAAGAAAGTAATCGAACAGGATTCATCGCACTACAAAAACATCGACGAAATTATGGCGGGTGTTCGCGAAAATGGCGTCGGAAAACCGGTTGCCCGCATGATGCCCGTTTCGATTATTATGTATTAA
- a CDS encoding glycosyltransferase family 4 protein, whose product MSTPIKILLATRPLVPPWDEASKNFAYFLAKSIRDPQLEFHLLTANETLEELGTNCVQHPIFRSGRFNFEAKARLAAFLGTKGRTFDMVHFLFTPTPFNSFLSKHLIGTHPKTIQTIATLREERWNESDWKRMFFADRLITYTEYSKQKLQSVGLENVERIYPGIDLERFSPRPKDPETLKKLNISPADFVISYAGEYARLGATDMIADMLVKHVSRSPSRHSREGGNPDTTSQREALASRVCEDIPLSQQNLDPIRQLADRMGGEDMKFLFALRIKNDADQKKKEEITEKFRKAGILDQVRFSDTVSDVAALYNIADIVTFPVSNMHGKFDVPLVILEAYACGRPVILSDLPIFEEFSNPQISATIPRDNGDALWSAIESLRANEAKRNALGTNARAFVERSFDLKETAKEYEKLYCELSSD is encoded by the coding sequence ATGTCAACTCCCATCAAAATCCTCCTTGCTACTCGGCCGCTCGTGCCGCCATGGGATGAAGCGTCGAAAAACTTCGCGTATTTCTTGGCAAAGAGCATCCGGGATCCACAGCTCGAATTTCACCTGCTCACCGCCAACGAAACACTCGAGGAATTGGGCACAAACTGCGTCCAACACCCGATATTCCGAAGCGGTCGATTCAACTTCGAAGCCAAGGCGCGCCTCGCTGCGTTTCTTGGAACCAAAGGGCGAACGTTTGATATGGTACATTTCCTCTTCACGCCGACACCTTTCAACTCTTTCCTGTCAAAACACCTCATCGGCACGCATCCCAAGACGATTCAGACTATCGCAACACTCCGTGAAGAGCGATGGAATGAGTCAGATTGGAAGCGTATGTTTTTTGCTGACCGCCTCATCACCTATACCGAGTACTCGAAGCAGAAACTGCAATCAGTTGGCCTTGAGAATGTTGAGCGCATATACCCGGGAATCGACCTCGAACGATTCTCTCCGCGACCAAAAGATCCCGAAACCCTCAAAAAACTCAACATCTCTCCGGCTGACTTTGTCATTTCCTATGCCGGCGAATATGCTCGCCTCGGTGCGACTGATATGATCGCCGACATGCTCGTCAAACACGTATCACGTAGTCCAAGTCGTCATTCCCGCGAAGGCGGGAATCCAGACACCACCAGCCAACGGGAGGCTCTAGCAAGTAGAGTTTGCGAAGACATTCCCTTGAGTCAGCAAAATCTGGACCCCATCCGTCAGCTGGCGGATCGCATGGGTGGCGAAGACATGAAATTCCTCTTCGCGCTCCGTATCAAAAACGATGCCGACCAAAAGAAGAAAGAGGAAATCACAGAGAAATTCCGGAAAGCGGGAATACTTGACCAGGTGCGCTTCAGCGATACGGTCTCCGATGTCGCCGCACTCTACAATATTGCCGACATTGTTACCTTTCCGGTCAGCAATATGCACGGAAAGTTCGATGTGCCACTCGTTATCCTCGAAGCCTATGCCTGCGGAAGACCGGTGATTCTCTCCGACCTTCCGATATTCGAAGAGTTCTCAAACCCGCAAATTTCTGCTACCATTCCCCGTGACAATGGCGACGCTCTCTGGAGCGCCATCGAGTCGCTTCGCGCCAATGAGGCAAAAAGAAACGCCCTTGGCACGAATGCGAGGGCGTTTGTGGAGAGATCATTTGATCTCAAAGAGACGGCGAAGGAGTATGAAAAGTTGTACTGTGAGCTTAGTAGTGACTAA
- a CDS encoding glycosyltransferase family 4 protein, with amino-acid sequence MPFRILFISRAYPPIVGGIENQNAALALWLQKHAEVTTIANRFGKKFLPIFLPYALCRAILSARNYDAILLGDGVLSIVGWAVKILFPKKAVISVIHGLDITYPLFIYQALWVRIFIPKLDKLIAVGNETIALGIRHGIADGKFEFVPNGIDPEAHYHPEFTRRDLEGVIGDIHKNQTVLLTAGRLARRKGVTWFIRNVLPLLPRETIYVVAGDGPDRDNIRRAIEETKTFERVKLLGYVSDRARDILMNTCDIFVQPNIRIPGDVEGFGITPIEAASCGIPVIVSRLEGLKDAFTDDKNGVLAESEDIEDWKKKAERFLSDKELRKTFGERARRYTAEHFNWKTISACYAGIIKAVVAQTTGERELHL; translated from the coding sequence ATGCCGTTTCGCATTCTCTTTATCTCTCGTGCCTACCCGCCGATCGTCGGCGGCATCGAGAACCAAAACGCCGCCCTGGCACTTTGGCTTCAGAAACACGCCGAAGTCACCACGATAGCAAACCGATTCGGCAAAAAATTCCTGCCGATTTTCTTGCCATACGCACTCTGTCGAGCAATTCTCTCCGCACGAAATTATGACGCCATTCTCCTCGGTGACGGCGTACTCTCTATTGTCGGTTGGGCGGTCAAGATCCTCTTTCCAAAGAAAGCGGTCATTTCCGTCATTCACGGACTGGACATTACCTATCCGCTTTTTATTTATCAGGCGCTTTGGGTCCGCATCTTCATTCCCAAGCTCGACAAACTCATCGCCGTTGGCAATGAAACTATTGCTCTCGGAATACGCCACGGCATCGCGGATGGCAAATTTGAATTCGTACCGAACGGCATTGATCCGGAAGCACACTATCACCCCGAGTTCACGCGCAGAGATCTCGAAGGAGTTATCGGCGATATACACAAAAATCAAACAGTACTCCTGACTGCCGGACGTCTCGCCCGTCGCAAAGGCGTTACCTGGTTTATTCGCAATGTCCTCCCCCTACTCCCCCGAGAAACCATCTACGTGGTCGCCGGAGACGGACCGGATCGAGACAATATCCGTCGCGCTATCGAAGAAACCAAAACCTTCGAGCGCGTGAAGCTGCTGGGCTATGTGAGTGATCGCGCGCGAGATATCCTTATGAATACTTGCGATATTTTTGTTCAGCCGAACATCCGCATCCCCGGCGATGTGGAGGGGTTTGGCATCACGCCGATCGAAGCAGCATCATGCGGCATTCCCGTCATCGTTTCTCGTCTCGAAGGACTCAAAGACGCCTTCACCGATGATAAGAATGGGGTACTCGCCGAATCGGAAGATATCGAAGATTGGAAGAAGAAAGCAGAACGATTCCTCTCTGACAAAGAATTACGAAAAACTTTCGGCGAACGAGCCCGAAGATACACAGCCGAGCATTTCAACTGGAAAACTATCTCAGCCTGCTACGCCGGCATCATCAAAGCAGTGGTCGCGCAGACGACCGGCGAACGCGAACTGCATCTATGA
- a CDS encoding glycosyltransferase codes for MKLIVNIPAYNEAEKIGETIRRIPRTLKGIDEIVVHVVDDGSTDHTSEIAQEAGANRVIVHQRNRGLGKAFRTSVEAALEANADVMVNIDADGQFDPNDIGTILAPVLAGTADIVSADRFGEHAAKNIPLIKDRLNRLAARLISGFLKTPIQDLTCGFRTYSRESLLRLNLLENFTYTQEVIIDAIGKGLKIVWIPVSVTYFAERKSKMTKSIVNYIRQSSRIIVKAVRDVRPMKFFGIPGFILIGIAVLLFFIFFGFYVQDFKISPYRNYLFFSALFFIIGLQFVVFALLADMVKSNRRLIEEQLYLTKKNLSAKREETEK; via the coding sequence ATGAAACTTATCGTAAACATTCCCGCGTACAATGAGGCGGAGAAAATCGGGGAAACCATACGGAGAATACCTCGAACACTCAAAGGTATCGACGAAATCGTCGTGCACGTGGTGGATGACGGATCAACCGATCACACCAGCGAAATCGCTCAAGAGGCTGGCGCCAATCGCGTCATCGTGCATCAGCGGAATCGCGGACTCGGGAAAGCCTTCCGCACCTCGGTTGAAGCCGCACTTGAAGCCAATGCCGACGTTATGGTGAATATCGATGCCGACGGGCAGTTTGATCCGAACGACATCGGCACGATTCTTGCACCCGTACTTGCCGGAACAGCCGACATCGTAAGCGCCGATCGATTCGGAGAGCATGCCGCAAAAAACATTCCCCTCATCAAAGACCGCCTCAACCGACTTGCCGCACGCCTCATTTCCGGCTTCCTCAAAACACCCATACAGGATCTCACATGCGGCTTCCGGACCTACAGCCGCGAGTCACTACTCCGTCTCAACCTCCTCGAAAATTTCACCTACACACAGGAGGTTATCATTGATGCCATTGGCAAGGGACTCAAGATCGTCTGGATTCCCGTTTCCGTCACCTATTTTGCCGAGCGGAAATCCAAAATGACGAAGAGTATCGTGAATTATATCCGGCAAAGCTCGCGCATCATCGTCAAAGCCGTTCGCGATGTCCGCCCGATGAAGTTCTTTGGCATTCCCGGATTCATTCTAATCGGCATCGCCGTTCTCCTCTTCTTCATATTTTTCGGTTTCTACGTACAAGATTTTAAGATCTCTCCGTATCGGAACTATCTCTTTTTCTCCGCGCTCTTTTTCATCATCGGTCTCCAATTTGTTGTCTTCGCTCTCCTTGCCGATATGGTCAAGTCCAATCGAAGACTCATCGAAGAACAGCTCTACCTGACAAAGAAAAACCTCTCTGCAAAAAGAGAAGAAACTGAAAAATAA
- a CDS encoding nucleotide sugar dehydrogenase has translation MKEVEKKNIAVGIVGLGYVGLPLAVRAKERGYEVIGFDLDEKKNSLISQGKSPIEDQYLEEHLPQYPFPASSDPHTLEQADIILVCVPTPVDELYTPDLTPVIGAMKTIADHLKKGALVVLESTVNPGVSEEIVVPIFKQAGHAIGKDVFLAHCPERINPGDAVWNVTNIPRVVGSLDATGLKRALEFYRSIVDGEIRPMKSIREAEAVKVVENSFRDINIAFVNELARSFDRLGIDVADVIRGAATKPFSFLAHFPSCGVGGHCIPVDPYYLIERAKKAGFDHKFLRLAREINNDMPGYTVELLQDALNAVKLPLNGTTVGVLGIAYKANIDDVRESPSVRIIEHLKKHSAEVETFDPHILDRSSLKSLDAILKKSTALILATDHTEFKEAITPALLKKHGIKVFIDGKNAFDKNLFRTSGIIYKGIGR, from the coding sequence ATGAAAGAAGTCGAGAAAAAAAATATCGCCGTTGGCATTGTCGGATTGGGATATGTCGGATTGCCGCTTGCCGTTCGAGCCAAAGAACGAGGATACGAAGTCATCGGATTTGATCTCGATGAAAAAAAGAATTCTCTCATCAGCCAAGGGAAAAGTCCGATCGAAGACCAATATCTCGAAGAGCATCTCCCGCAATATCCGTTCCCGGCTTCTTCCGATCCGCATACACTCGAACAGGCAGACATCATTCTTGTGTGCGTCCCGACACCGGTAGACGAACTCTACACTCCGGATCTCACTCCGGTTATCGGCGCCATGAAAACCATCGCCGATCATCTCAAAAAAGGCGCGCTCGTCGTCCTTGAATCAACCGTCAATCCGGGTGTTTCCGAAGAAATAGTTGTCCCCATCTTCAAGCAAGCCGGACACGCTATCGGAAAAGACGTGTTTCTCGCTCACTGCCCCGAGCGCATCAATCCGGGAGATGCCGTGTGGAATGTCACCAACATCCCCCGCGTCGTCGGTTCACTCGATGCAACCGGATTGAAGCGTGCACTCGAGTTCTATCGATCCATCGTCGATGGCGAGATCCGCCCGATGAAATCCATCCGCGAAGCGGAAGCGGTCAAAGTCGTCGAGAATTCTTTTCGCGATATCAATATCGCCTTCGTAAATGAACTCGCCCGATCTTTTGACCGACTCGGTATTGATGTCGCCGACGTCATCCGCGGCGCCGCCACCAAGCCTTTCTCGTTCCTTGCGCATTTCCCTTCCTGCGGCGTGGGCGGACACTGTATCCCCGTCGATCCATATTATTTGATCGAGCGCGCCAAGAAAGCCGGGTTCGATCACAAGTTTCTGCGACTTGCACGGGAAATCAACAACGACATGCCGGGCTATACCGTCGAACTCTTACAGGATGCCTTGAATGCCGTAAAGCTCCCTCTCAACGGAACAACCGTCGGCGTGCTTGGCATCGCCTACAAGGCAAATATCGACGACGTACGCGAATCGCCGTCCGTCCGTATCATCGAGCATCTCAAGAAGCACTCCGCAGAAGTCGAGACCTTCGACCCGCACATTCTTGATCGATCAAGCCTGAAATCCCTCGATGCCATCCTCAAAAAATCCACCGCGCTCATCCTGGCGACCGACCACACCGAATTCAAAGAGGCTATCACGCCGGCACTTCTCAAGAAGCACGGAATCAAAGTCTTTATCGACGGCAAGAATGCCTTTGACAAGAATCTCTTCCGAACATCGGGCATCATTTACAAAGGCATCGGGCGATAA